Within Verrucomicrobiota bacterium, the genomic segment CTGACCCATTTCATCTGGACAGCGAATCGTGGCTGCGCGGTTGGAACGAGGCCTACGCGCCGCTGCCGGTGTTGGGCGGTCTGGCCAGCGGTGATCACCACGCGCAAACAACCCAGATCTATTTGAACGGCGACGTGTTTGAGGAAGGCGGCGTGGCCATTTCAGTTGGCGGCGAGGTGCAACTGGCCGGCGTCATTTCGCAGGGTTGCACCCCCATCGGCGAAACCTGGACGATCACCAAAGTGGAACAAAATCTCATCCATGAAATTGCCAACCGCCCGGCCTACGAACTCCTGGCTGAAACCTTCAATCGGCTTCCGGTCGAAGACCAAAAAAATTCCCGGGGCAACCTGTTCGTCGGCCTCGTCGTCAACGAATACCTCGAAGACTTTCACCGCGGTGATTTCCTGGTCCGCAATCTCATCGGCGCTGATCCGAAATCTGGCATCATCGCCGTGGGCGCGCTGCCGCGCCAGGGACAGACGATCCAGTTCCAGCGACGCGACGCCCGCGCGGCCACGGAAGACATGACGGCTTTGCTGACGGGCGCTAGAAAACAGTTGGCCGGCGCAACGATCCTTGGGGGTTGCCTGTGCAGTTGCAACGGGCGCGGGCATCATCTGTTCGGCCAGCCAAGCCACGACGCGCGGATGGTTCAACAACATTTCGGCCCGCTGGGTCTGGCAGGATTTTTCTGCAACGGTGAAATCGGGCCGGTCGGTGAACGGAATTTTCTTCATGGCTACACGGCTTCGCTGGCCTTGTTTGTGAAGAAGCGGTAGCCACGGGGAAGTTTTCCGCCTTTACAAATCGAACTCAACGCAACAAGTTAATTCTGCTGCCTGAGAAACAAACCGGGCGGCGCTCAAACCTCAACCTGCAGTCGCCTATGAAAAAATTAATCATCAAAATTGCGGTCGTTGTTGTTGCCCTGGTTGTGCTGGCCGTGGCCGTCTCCATTTTTTATCTCGGCTCGATCGTCAAGAAAGGTGTGGAAACCGTCGGTCCCACCATCACCAAGACGGACACGAAAGTAAAAACCGTGACGGTCTCGTTGCTCTCCGGTCATGCCAAATTCTTCGGCCTGGTCGTCGGCAATCCGGAAGGATACAAATCCGAATACGCCATGAAAATGGGGTCGGTCGGCGCGACGGTTCGACCCTCGTCGGTCTTCTCGGACAAGATCGTCGTGAAGTCCATCAATATCGAGGGGCCGGAGATCACCTTTGAAGGGGGTTTGCGAGGCAGCAATTTGAAAAAACTTTTAGACAACGTCGAAGCGGCCAGCGGCGGTGACAAGAGCGCGACCAAAAGCACGCCGGACACCGGCACGAAAAAAGCCGGGAAGAAACTTCAAGTGGACGAGTTTGTTCTCACCGGCGGGAAGATTCATCTCAGCCTGACTGATCTGGGCGGCAAATCGGTCACGGTGCCGCTGCCGGATAT encodes:
- a CDS encoding FIST C-terminal domain-containing protein, which encodes MQNEFSVSAHWQDGFDEAGLQAWAEKLRSQLRAPAVSLGLVFMTPKFFPHAGQVLEILRVHAQIPLLAGCSSGSLIVNAQEVEEDAGLVLALYALPGAELRGLHFTQEQVEEANGPGYWHLETGLNSEQTNGWLVFADPFHLDSESWLRGWNEAYAPLPVLGGLASGDHHAQTTQIYLNGDVFEEGGVAISVGGEVQLAGVISQGCTPIGETWTITKVEQNLIHEIANRPAYELLAETFNRLPVEDQKNSRGNLFVGLVVNEYLEDFHRGDFLVRNLIGADPKSGIIAVGALPRQGQTIQFQRRDARAATEDMTALLTGARKQLAGATILGGCLCSCNGRGHHLFGQPSHDARMVQQHFGPLGLAGFFCNGEIGPVGERNFLHGYTASLALFVKKR